Proteins from a genomic interval of Psychrobacter urativorans:
- a CDS encoding YraN family protein — MSKTIANNEANQSHSYRPLALNAPKQRQGGYFEQHACQFLQQQGLILIAQNWQQPKVGELDLVMLECGQAWSTLIFIEVRQRVRSDFCDAALSITPAKQRKIIKTAHYFLQQYPEYANDECRFDVIAYNTQPAKHLKADCQPDWIKGAFIASAW; from the coding sequence ATGTCTAAGACTATTGCTAATAACGAGGCTAATCAAAGCCACTCTTATCGTCCGTTAGCATTAAATGCCCCTAAACAGCGCCAAGGAGGCTATTTTGAGCAGCACGCTTGTCAATTTTTACAGCAACAAGGGCTGATACTGATTGCACAAAATTGGCAGCAGCCTAAAGTAGGCGAGCTTGATTTGGTCATGCTAGAGTGTGGGCAGGCATGGTCAACCCTTATTTTTATTGAAGTGCGTCAGCGCGTGCGTTCAGATTTTTGTGATGCTGCCTTGAGTATTACGCCTGCTAAACAGCGTAAAATCATTAAAACTGCGCACTATTTTTTACAGCAGTATCCTGAATATGCTAATGATGAGTGTCGTTTTGATGTGATTGCTTATAATACTCAGCCCGCGAAGCATTTAAAAGCTGATTGCCAGCCTGACTGGATTAAGGGCGCATTTATCGCTAGCGCATGGTAG
- a CDS encoding alpha/beta hydrolase produces MKGMNGAEKKLSLNDKTRARNLVTAAIAIGGMVLASQQAQALSALSVVNSLSSSGGVGVSKNILYGDEPLQDLDMYYPKPLVQAMQSQQNQKNSSNDYPMVVFVYGGSWENGSKEDYAFVGQSFAQAGYVTAVINYRKAPEHVYPDYVQDTAQAIAWSYDNAARFHANPQRLAVVGHSAGAFNAVAAVSNEAFLAPYGMKPSDIRAVVGIAGPYSYDFRKFSSATAFPKDATPDEIMPDRRIKGQQPPYLLLTAENDKIVYAQNTINMTQALQDYGASVETGVIKGASHATSIGAMASPLRWINDVRAQVLQYLDKTLN; encoded by the coding sequence ATGAAAGGTATGAATGGAGCAGAAAAAAAACTTTCCCTCAACGATAAAACGCGTGCCCGTAACCTAGTTACTGCTGCGATAGCCATAGGCGGTATGGTTCTTGCTTCGCAACAAGCGCAGGCATTATCAGCCTTAAGTGTGGTGAATAGCTTGAGTTCAAGTGGGGGCGTTGGGGTCAGTAAAAATATCTTATATGGCGACGAACCGTTACAAGATTTGGATATGTATTACCCAAAGCCATTGGTACAAGCCATGCAGAGCCAGCAGAACCAGAAAAATAGCAGTAATGACTACCCGATGGTGGTGTTCGTTTATGGCGGTTCGTGGGAAAATGGCAGTAAAGAAGATTATGCCTTTGTTGGACAAAGTTTTGCCCAAGCGGGCTATGTGACGGCAGTGATTAATTATCGTAAAGCGCCTGAGCACGTTTATCCTGATTATGTTCAAGATACCGCACAAGCTATTGCGTGGAGCTATGATAATGCAGCGCGTTTTCATGCTAATCCGCAACGTTTAGCCGTAGTTGGGCACTCGGCTGGCGCGTTTAATGCCGTAGCCGCCGTGTCAAACGAAGCCTTTTTAGCGCCTTATGGTATGAAGCCTAGTGACATTCGCGCCGTAGTCGGTATCGCGGGTCCTTATAGTTATGATTTTCGTAAATTTAGCAGCGCGACAGCGTTCCCTAAAGACGCGACTCCCGATGAAATCATGCCAGATAGACGTATTAAAGGGCAGCAGCCGCCTTATTTATTATTGACCGCTGAAAACGATAAAATCGTTTATGCCCAAAACACCATTAATATGACGCAAGCTTTACAAGACTATGGCGCGTCAGTAGAAACGGGTGTGATTAAAGGTGCCAGTCATGCGACCAGTATTGGTGCGATGGCGTCGCCACTGCGTTGGATCAATGATGTACGCGCGCAAGTATTGCAGTATTTAGATAAAACGCTTAATTGA
- the nfuA gene encoding Fe-S biogenesis protein NfuA, with product MSENNPTTTAPTNYESALDTEQTATKSNITITESAQGYLADLLSKQDTDGIGVRIFVEHPGTPRAECCMAYNQPGEEDSADLKFSYENFSAFIEASSVPYLEDAVIDYNKDRFGGQLTFRAPNSKVPKVGADASVEERINYVLQSEINPGLAAHGGDVQLLELIDEEGIGLTAVLKFGGGCQGCSAVDMTLRQGVEVQLKQQIPELTQVIDETDHSSTENAYYK from the coding sequence ATGAGTGAAAATAATCCAACCACTACTGCGCCAACCAATTATGAATCAGCATTAGATACCGAGCAAACGGCGACCAAAAGTAACATTACTATTACCGAATCTGCGCAAGGTTACTTAGCAGATTTGCTATCTAAACAAGATACCGATGGTATCGGTGTGCGTATCTTTGTTGAGCATCCGGGTACGCCGCGTGCTGAGTGCTGCATGGCTTATAACCAGCCGGGTGAAGAAGATAGCGCCGATTTAAAATTCAGCTATGAGAACTTTTCTGCCTTTATTGAAGCATCATCAGTGCCTTACTTAGAAGATGCCGTGATTGATTATAATAAAGACCGTTTCGGTGGGCAGTTGACATTCCGCGCGCCCAACTCAAAAGTGCCGAAAGTGGGCGCTGATGCCAGTGTTGAAGAGCGTATTAACTATGTCTTGCAGTCCGAAATCAATCCGGGTTTAGCCGCCCATGGTGGCGATGTACAATTGCTTGAGCTGATTGATGAAGAAGGCATTGGCTTGACGGCGGTATTGAAATTCGGTGGCGGTTGCCAAGGCTGTTCAGCCGTTGATATGACCTTGCGTCAAGGGGTTGAAGTGCAGCTAAAGCAGCAAATACCTGAGCTTACGCAAGTGATTGATGAGACCGATCATAGCAGCACAGAAAATGCCTACTATAAATAA
- a CDS encoding BON domain-containing protein: MTRMYSLTSSITPRRAMIGAIISACLMSTGCATNYLTNSTEGTYGVPVTERTIPQRLLDRSIEHTVKVNIYGLQENLQQNSRISINSFYSEVLLTGEVPTEEMKVQIEKVISSMPDVRRVYNELNVSVTKGYSSTVHDGYISSKLLAKVTASNAIKTSQIKVVTNDGVVYVMGRMTPAQQSLVIELANNTVGITELVLLTTLVSEQGAPISNEDIMSESKATT; encoded by the coding sequence ATGACAAGGATGTATTCGCTCACTTCTTCTATCACTCCGCGCCGCGCTATGATAGGTGCTATTATCAGCGCTTGCCTCATGAGTACCGGTTGTGCCACCAACTATCTGACCAACAGTACCGAAGGGACTTATGGCGTCCCAGTGACCGAACGCACCATTCCGCAGCGCTTACTTGACCGTAGTATTGAGCACACCGTGAAGGTCAATATTTATGGACTGCAAGAAAATCTGCAACAAAATAGTCGCATTAGTATTAACAGTTTTTACAGTGAAGTCTTGCTTACCGGTGAAGTACCCACGGAAGAGATGAAAGTACAGATCGAGAAAGTCATCAGCTCGATGCCCGACGTTCGCCGCGTTTATAATGAGCTGAACGTCAGCGTTACTAAAGGCTATAGCTCAACCGTCCATGATGGTTATATCAGCTCCAAGCTGCTGGCAAAAGTGACGGCGAGTAATGCAATAAAAACTTCACAGATTAAAGTGGTCACCAATGATGGGGTGGTTTATGTGATGGGACGTATGACCCCTGCACAACAAAGTCTGGTTATTGAACTGGCTAATAATACCGTCGGTATTACGGAGTTAGTATTGCTAACCACCTTAGTAAGTGAGCAAGGCGCGCCCATTAGTAATGAAGATATCATGTCTGAAAGCAAAGCGACCACATAA
- the rsmI gene encoding 16S rRNA (cytidine(1402)-2'-O)-methyltransferase produces the protein MSTPTTMPACLYIVATPIGNMQDMTPRAIDTLKQVAIIACEDTRTSGRLLSYFGIDTKAAKDNTTDKNADNPANNTNNIANKNADSSTTDDADNKKGHNKLWAYHEHNSGIQTPKIIEMIQQGHSVALISDAGTPLVSDPGYQLVQAAHAAGVTVSPIAGVSASIAALSVAGLPSDRFSFIGFLPAKTHGRQKQLTALQSRPETLIFYEAPHRIISSLEDMAEVFGAERGVTFCRELTKTFETVHKSTLGELVEFVKADDNQQRGEMVLVVAGNNIAQDDDDISVHDTLLQRLLLDLSVKKAAALAADMTGVKKNALYQRLLELQATHE, from the coding sequence ATGTCTACCCCCACTACGATGCCGGCTTGTCTTTATATCGTTGCCACTCCCATTGGTAATATGCAGGATATGACACCGCGTGCGATTGATACGCTAAAGCAAGTCGCGATTATCGCTTGTGAAGACACGCGCACTTCCGGCAGATTACTCTCTTATTTTGGCATTGATACCAAAGCCGCTAAAGATAATACTACTGATAAAAACGCTGATAATCCTGCTAATAATACCAACAACATTGCAAATAAAAATGCTGATAGCAGTACGACTGACGACGCAGATAATAAAAAAGGTCATAATAAGTTGTGGGCATATCATGAGCACAACAGTGGCATTCAAACGCCCAAAATTATCGAGATGATTCAGCAAGGTCATTCGGTGGCATTGATTAGTGATGCCGGAACGCCATTAGTCAGTGATCCCGGTTATCAATTGGTACAAGCCGCACATGCCGCTGGTGTGACGGTGTCACCGATTGCTGGGGTGTCAGCATCGATTGCCGCGCTATCAGTTGCCGGACTGCCCTCTGACCGTTTTAGCTTTATTGGCTTTTTACCAGCGAAAACGCATGGTCGTCAAAAACAACTCACCGCATTACAATCACGCCCTGAAACCTTGATATTTTATGAAGCGCCTCATCGTATTATTTCAAGTTTAGAGGATATGGCAGAAGTATTTGGGGCGGAGCGCGGTGTCACTTTTTGTCGTGAGTTGACCAAGACTTTTGAGACCGTGCATAAATCAACGCTAGGTGAGTTGGTTGAGTTCGTTAAAGCCGATGACAATCAGCAGCGTGGCGAGATGGTATTGGTCGTTGCAGGTAATAATATCGCGCAAGACGACGATGATATCAGTGTCCACGATACGTTATTGCAGCGCTTATTATTGGATTTATCCGTCAAAAAAGCAGCCGCTCTCGCTGCTGATATGACGGGTGTAAAAAAGAATGCTTTATATCAGCGCTTACTTGAGTTACAAGCGACTCATGAATAA
- the hisG gene encoding ATP phosphoribosyltransferase gives MTEPTASLPQKDLLNEVDNEFTGLTLALSKGRILEETMPLLRAAGIELLEDPAASRKLIFPTSNPNVRVLILRASDVPTYVEHGAADFGVAGKDVLLEHGANHVYELLDLQIAQCKLMTAGVKGAPLPNRRLRIATKYVNVARAYFASQGQQVDVIKLYGSMELAPLVGLGDLIVDVVDTGNTLIANGLEPRDHICDVSSRLIVNQVSYKRKFALLEPILNSFKASIAAAS, from the coding sequence ATGACTGAGCCCACTGCAAGCTTGCCGCAAAAAGACTTATTAAATGAAGTGGATAATGAATTCACTGGCTTGACGCTGGCATTATCTAAAGGACGTATTTTAGAAGAAACTATGCCGTTATTGCGTGCGGCAGGTATTGAGCTGTTAGAAGATCCGGCTGCCTCGCGCAAACTGATTTTTCCGACTTCAAATCCTAATGTGCGTGTCTTGATTTTACGCGCCAGTGACGTGCCTACTTATGTGGAACATGGCGCGGCTGACTTTGGCGTGGCTGGCAAAGATGTGTTACTTGAGCATGGCGCCAATCATGTGTATGAGCTATTAGATTTGCAAATTGCTCAGTGCAAGCTCATGACTGCCGGTGTGAAAGGTGCGCCACTGCCCAATCGCCGATTGCGCATTGCCACTAAATATGTCAATGTTGCGCGTGCTTATTTTGCCAGTCAAGGTCAGCAAGTAGACGTTATTAAGCTATATGGCTCAATGGAGCTGGCACCATTAGTGGGCTTAGGTGATTTGATTGTCGATGTGGTCGATACGGGTAATACTTTGATTGCCAATGGTTTAGAGCCACGCGACCATATTTGCGATGTGTCTTCACGTCTGATTGTTAATCAAGTCAGTTATAAACGTAAGTTTGCGCTGCTTGAGCCTATTTTAAATAGCTTTAAAGCCAGTATTGCAGCCGCTTCTTAG
- a CDS encoding adenosine kinase — MYDVMAIGNALVDHEYVLSDAALEETDLTKGNMTLAGIEEQQQLLAYFQLANIKPSKQAGGGSAANTMFTYASLGGKPFYACRVGDDKQGTFYLQDLHNAGVATSEKSIHAGGVTGSCVVAVTDDGERTMQTYLGTSSDITAENVNFDALVSADWLYLEGYLAMSESIQPAMTQLRQQADIHGTKIAVSFADPAVVKFAKDGLLNMLGNKVAVIFCNSEEARLFTDKQELKAAAHALLEYCQTAVVTDGANGAVIVQNPVKEDDDIIMHEVATPVVSNVIDTNGAGDNYAGAFLYALSQQYSLPECGQLASAVSAQVIQQFGPRLESQHYQDIARQVLTA, encoded by the coding sequence ATGTACGATGTGATGGCGATAGGTAATGCGTTGGTTGACCATGAATATGTGTTAAGCGATGCGGCGTTAGAAGAGACGGATTTGACCAAAGGCAATATGACGCTGGCAGGTATTGAAGAGCAACAGCAGTTATTAGCTTATTTTCAATTGGCAAATATCAAACCGTCCAAACAAGCGGGCGGTGGCTCAGCGGCAAATACCATGTTTACTTATGCCAGCTTGGGCGGTAAGCCATTTTATGCGTGCCGTGTGGGCGATGATAAACAGGGTACTTTTTATCTGCAAGATTTGCATAATGCTGGCGTTGCGACTTCAGAAAAATCTATTCATGCAGGCGGCGTGACTGGTTCATGTGTAGTTGCTGTGACCGACGATGGTGAACGTACCATGCAAACCTATCTGGGCACTTCAAGTGATATTACCGCTGAAAATGTCAATTTTGATGCCTTGGTGAGTGCGGATTGGTTGTATTTAGAAGGCTATTTGGCAATGTCGGAGAGCATCCAACCTGCGATGACTCAGCTGCGCCAACAAGCCGATATTCATGGCACCAAAATCGCGGTGAGCTTTGCTGACCCAGCGGTGGTGAAATTTGCCAAAGATGGCTTACTCAATATGCTCGGCAATAAAGTCGCGGTCATTTTCTGTAATAGTGAAGAGGCACGCCTATTTACCGATAAGCAAGAATTAAAAGCCGCAGCACATGCCCTACTTGAATATTGCCAAACTGCAGTAGTCACCGATGGCGCAAATGGTGCTGTTATCGTGCAAAATCCGGTAAAAGAAGACGACGATATTATTATGCATGAGGTTGCTACGCCAGTCGTTAGCAATGTGATTGATACTAATGGCGCAGGTGACAACTATGCCGGCGCATTCTTATACGCCCTATCGCAACAATATAGTCTGCCAGAATGTGGTCAACTTGCCAGCGCTGTATCCGCGCAAGTCATTCAGCAATTCGGTCCACGCTTAGAATCACAGCATTATCAAGACATTGCACGCCAAGTATTAACCGCTTAA
- the murA gene encoding UDP-N-acetylglucosamine 1-carboxyvinyltransferase produces the protein MDQFLITGSSRIAGEVTISGAKNAALPLLAAMILAETPTTLHNVPSLQDVRTLIKLIGGLGIAIQKQDDTVTCDTKNIDNFYAPYDLVKTMRASILVLGPLLARFGEAEVSLPGGCAIGSRPVDQHLKAFEAMGAEITVENGYVKAKAPKGGKLIGCHFSFDMITVGGTENVIMAATLAKGTTILGNCALEPEVVDLANMLVAMGAKISGIGTATMTIEGVERLHGCEYSVVPDRIETGSYLAGALMTRGDVLTKRTTALLLSPVLEKFEAMGAIITTGDDWIRAQMKGRPLPVDIRTQPHPGFPTDMQAQVMAISCLADGTSTFIENIFENRYMHVPELNRLGASIQVDGHTAVVKGVECFTAAPVMATDLRASMSLVMAAAAAEGESLIDRIYHIDRGYEDVENKLRALGVNIQRINSND, from the coding sequence ATGGATCAATTTTTAATCACCGGTAGTAGTCGTATTGCAGGGGAAGTCACCATCTCAGGCGCTAAAAATGCCGCGTTGCCGTTACTTGCCGCTATGATATTGGCTGAGACCCCAACGACCCTGCATAACGTACCATCGCTACAAGATGTGCGCACGTTGATTAAGCTGATTGGTGGCTTGGGTATCGCCATTCAAAAGCAAGATGATACGGTCACTTGCGACACTAAGAATATTGATAATTTTTATGCACCGTATGACTTAGTCAAGACCATGCGTGCCTCGATTTTAGTATTGGGTCCATTACTGGCGCGTTTTGGTGAGGCGGAAGTATCCTTGCCGGGTGGTTGTGCTATTGGTTCGCGCCCAGTCGATCAACATCTAAAAGCTTTTGAGGCGATGGGTGCTGAGATTACGGTAGAAAATGGCTACGTAAAAGCCAAAGCGCCTAAAGGTGGTAAGCTGATCGGTTGTCATTTTTCCTTTGATATGATTACAGTTGGCGGTACTGAAAACGTCATTATGGCAGCAACTTTAGCCAAAGGAACAACTATTTTAGGCAACTGTGCGCTTGAGCCAGAAGTGGTTGATTTAGCTAATATGCTGGTCGCCATGGGTGCTAAAATCAGTGGTATTGGTACAGCTACCATGACCATTGAAGGCGTTGAGCGTCTACATGGCTGCGAGTATTCAGTCGTACCTGACCGTATCGAAACGGGTTCCTATTTGGCAGGCGCGTTGATGACTCGCGGTGATGTCCTAACCAAAAGAACCACTGCGTTGCTATTATCTCCTGTGCTTGAGAAGTTTGAAGCCATGGGTGCCATTATTACGACTGGTGATGACTGGATTCGTGCGCAAATGAAAGGTCGCCCGCTACCAGTTGATATTCGTACTCAACCGCATCCTGGCTTCCCTACTGATATGCAAGCGCAGGTAATGGCCATTTCTTGCTTAGCTGATGGCACCAGTACTTTCATCGAGAATATCTTTGAAAATCGTTATATGCACGTTCCAGAGCTGAATCGCTTAGGCGCATCTATCCAAGTCGATGGTCATACTGCGGTGGTAAAAGGGGTTGAATGCTTTACCGCTGCGCCCGTGATGGCGACTGATTTGCGCGCTTCGATGTCACTCGTTATGGCAGCCGCTGCTGCTGAAGGCGAAAGCCTGATTGATCGCATTTATCACATCGATCGTGGCTATGAAGACGTTGAGAATAAATTGCGTGCACTGGGCGTTAATATTCAGCGTATCAATTCTAACGACTGA
- a CDS encoding BolA family protein, which produces MSMNADDLIAFLQQHYPAAFIQAANQGNKFDVRVVDASFEGKRAVQRQQAIYALVNDKIASGDIHALNIQALTPAEWEVQSQG; this is translated from the coding sequence ATGAGCATGAACGCTGACGATTTAATTGCATTTTTACAGCAGCATTACCCAGCCGCTTTTATTCAAGCCGCCAATCAAGGTAATAAATTTGATGTGCGCGTGGTCGATGCCAGCTTTGAAGGTAAACGTGCCGTTCAGCGCCAGCAAGCGATTTATGCGCTCGTAAACGATAAGATTGCTAGTGGCGATATCCATGCGCTAAATATTCAGGCATTAACGCCAGCTGAGTGGGAAGTTCAATCGCAAGGCTAG
- a CDS encoding bifunctional nicotinamide-nucleotide adenylyltransferase/Nudix hydroxylase gives MAATTPKEAKHYQYLVFIGRFQPFHRGHKAVIDEALKRADNVIMLIGSANLPRSLRNPFSVAERAEMIKGAYSKEEATRIHCVGLDDALYNDTRWLQYVQAAIKLVTGDLTADIGLIGHSKDSSSYYLSLFPNWASVSVPNYHNLSATPIRDGYLMGASPTPERTPESTRQVLKAFKKTAAYAELHEEAGYIDEYKKKWNSAPYPPIFMTADALVVQSGHILLIERGGMPGRGLWALPGGFLDAKETLFDACIRELREETCLKVAEPLLRSSCHSQHTFDDPYRSARGRTLTQAFYFQLKNDPKGLPKVKGGDDAAKAFWLPLAELDATKMFEDHYAIITKMVGL, from the coding sequence ATTGCAGCCACGACACCAAAAGAGGCTAAGCATTATCAATATTTAGTCTTTATTGGACGTTTCCAGCCTTTTCATCGAGGACATAAAGCGGTGATTGATGAGGCGCTAAAACGCGCTGATAATGTCATTATGCTGATTGGTTCGGCAAATCTGCCACGTAGCTTACGCAATCCATTTTCAGTGGCTGAACGTGCTGAGATGATTAAAGGCGCTTACTCAAAAGAAGAAGCCACGCGCATACACTGCGTAGGGCTTGATGATGCGCTATATAATGACACGCGTTGGCTACAATATGTGCAAGCGGCGATAAAATTAGTGACTGGTGACTTGACCGCGGATATTGGTCTGATTGGACATTCTAAAGACAGCTCCTCTTATTACTTATCCTTATTCCCCAATTGGGCATCGGTTTCCGTACCTAATTATCATAATCTATCCGCCACCCCTATTCGTGATGGTTATCTGATGGGTGCATCACCGACCCCTGAGCGCACGCCAGAATCCACCCGTCAGGTACTCAAAGCATTCAAAAAAACCGCTGCTTATGCTGAGCTGCATGAAGAAGCAGGTTATATCGATGAATATAAAAAGAAGTGGAATTCTGCGCCTTATCCACCGATATTTATGACCGCTGATGCGCTAGTAGTGCAATCAGGACATATTTTATTGATAGAACGCGGCGGTATGCCAGGGCGCGGATTATGGGCATTACCGGGTGGTTTTCTTGATGCTAAAGAGACCTTATTTGATGCCTGTATCCGTGAGCTACGAGAAGAAACGTGCCTAAAAGTTGCTGAGCCCTTATTACGCAGCTCTTGTCACAGTCAACATACCTTTGATGATCCGTATCGTTCTGCTCGTGGGCGCACCCTGACTCAAGCCTTTTATTTTCAGCTAAAAAATGATCCTAAAGGTCTCCCAAAAGTAAAAGGTGGTGACGACGCGGCAAAAGCATTTTGGTTACCGTTAGCTGAACTTGATGCCACTAAAATGTTTGAAGATCATTATGCCATTATTACAAAAATGGTCGGACTGTAA
- a CDS encoding O-acetylhomoserine aminocarboxypropyltransferase/cysteine synthase family protein: MSDGQSANPKTNTKHIETLAIHAGYTVEPTTKAVAVPIYHTSSYAFDDTQHAADLFDLKVAGNIYTRIMNPTNAVLEERVAAMEGGIGGLAVASGMAAITYTVQTICEMGDNIVTVSTLYGGTYNLFAHTLPRQGIEVRFFDHTNPEAIRDLIDDKTKMIFAESIGNPLGNIVDIQALSDIAHEYGVPLVIDNTVATPAICRPFEFGADIVVHALTKYMSGTGTSIGGAIVDSGRFPWGDYPERFPLLNTPDISYHGVNFVKDIGAAAFIARARVAPLRNTGAALSPLNAFSIMQGMETLSLRMERHVQNAQAVAEYLRDHEKVAWVKYAGLPDHPDYELAQRYMKGTPSAILTFGVKGGREAGARFIDALQLFTRLVNIGDAKSLACHPATTTHRQLNEQELARAGVSEDMVRLSIGIEHIDDIKADLEQALAAA; this comes from the coding sequence ATGAGTGATGGACAATCAGCCAACCCTAAGACAAACACCAAGCATATAGAGACGTTAGCCATACATGCCGGATACACAGTAGAGCCGACGACCAAAGCGGTTGCCGTACCTATTTATCATACCAGCTCGTATGCATTTGACGATACGCAGCATGCGGCAGATTTATTCGATTTGAAAGTGGCAGGTAATATTTATACGCGCATTATGAATCCGACCAATGCGGTACTTGAGGAACGTGTGGCGGCAATGGAGGGCGGCATAGGTGGGCTTGCCGTGGCTTCCGGTATGGCAGCGATTACCTATACTGTGCAGACTATTTGTGAGATGGGCGATAATATTGTCACCGTGTCGACGCTTTATGGCGGCACGTATAATTTATTCGCTCATACGTTACCGCGCCAAGGTATTGAGGTACGCTTTTTTGACCATACTAATCCTGAAGCGATTCGCGATTTAATTGACGATAAAACCAAGATGATTTTTGCTGAAAGTATCGGTAATCCACTGGGTAATATTGTTGATATTCAAGCGCTGAGTGATATTGCTCATGAATATGGTGTGCCGTTGGTCATTGATAATACCGTGGCGACACCGGCGATTTGTCGTCCGTTTGAGTTTGGTGCGGATATTGTGGTGCATGCGTTGACCAAATATATGAGTGGTACCGGCACGTCTATTGGCGGCGCGATTGTGGATAGTGGTCGCTTCCCGTGGGGCGATTATCCTGAGCGTTTTCCGCTGCTGAATACGCCTGATATTAGTTATCATGGGGTAAATTTTGTTAAAGATATTGGCGCTGCGGCATTTATTGCGCGTGCACGCGTTGCACCATTACGCAATACTGGCGCGGCACTCAGTCCGTTAAACGCCTTTAGTATCATGCAAGGGATGGAAACGCTCAGCTTACGTATGGAGCGTCATGTGCAAAATGCGCAAGCCGTCGCTGAATATCTGCGTGATCATGAAAAAGTCGCATGGGTAAAATATGCTGGCTTACCTGACCATCCTGACTATGAGTTGGCACAGCGTTATATGAAAGGCACGCCATCTGCGATTTTAACCTTTGGTGTAAAAGGTGGACGCGAAGCAGGCGCACGTTTTATCGATGCCTTGCAGCTGTTCACCCGATTGGTCAATATCGGTGATGCAAAATCACTGGCTTGCCATCCAGCAACCACCACCCATCGCCAGTTAAATGAGCAAGAATTGGCACGTGCCGGTGTGAGTGAAGATATGGTGCGCTTGTCGATAGGTATTGAGCATATTGATGATATTAAGGCAGATTTGGAACAAGCGTTAGCAGCCGCTTAA